The genomic stretch GGCCAATTTTCTGAATGCCCTTAGTTGTTCAGTGATGCTGGAGAAGACCCTCTTCTTGGGGACTCCAAAAGAGCGCACAGCGGTACATGAGGTGTGCTCTGCCACTTTCAAAGGGGGTTGGCAAAACCGGTCATTTTGTATCATGTATTGGAAATAGACTGTGACGGATTGATTACATAATGCCTTTAGATTTTGAAGACTTTCAAGTGATGATGAGGGGCAAGGGCGGAAGAAACGTTTGGGAGAAGTGAAGTCAAGTAGGGTTAGGGCCAAGAGTAGGCATGGACAGGGGATCTGATTCATCTAAGGAACACCACAGTGGTTGGACTAACTCCCTTCCTGCCCCAGCATGGACCCAGCCTGTGAGTAGCCCTGGGGTCTGTTTGCTGGGAGGGAGTGActacacgcgcgcacacacacacacacacacatacgcatatacatgctcaggggttgtgcTGTCTCCCTCCACAGTTTGTAAGTACGTGGCAGTGGAGCTCAAGTCCGCCTTTGAGGAGACCGGCAAGACCAAGGAGGTGATCGATACGGGCTACGGCATTCTGGACCGGAAGGCATCTGGAGTCAAGTACACTAAATCGTAAGTAGAGGGGCCTACCCTGCTTCGTTCTGGAGGCTTCGGGGACCTCTGAGTTGCCTCGATCCCGATCCTTGTGGTGAAGCACACGTCATGGGTGCTCCCTCTAGACAAGGCCTGTTCACCCACTGCTTCTGCCCTCAACCAGTTTTGTGATAGTCAGAAACTCAGTAGTTCTGTCTACGCTCTCTTCTATAAAAGCAAGACGATTGGATCTaatctggagagagagtacagcaggtagggtgcttgaatATGGTCAATTGGGTTtgctctctggcatcccagatggtccccaagtaccaacaggggtgacttctgagcacagagtcgagAGGAAGCCCTgattatcaccaggtgtgacccccaaacaagacaaaagaCTATTAGACCTCATCAGTCACTTCCAGATCTCTGAATTTAATGTAGTAACAGAGTTTAAAACCAGAActattcctttcctttcttctttcccctttcttaacCCACAACTGCAAACCGCAACCCAGTCCATAGTAACTGACCTTAGTAACTATTAAAAccgggccagaaagatagcacagtggtagggtttgccttgcaagcaattcaGAACTGatggttctttatttatttatttatttatttttttttgtcatacccggtggtgctcaggggttattcctggctgtctgctcagaaatagctcctgacaggcacgggggaccctatgggacaccgggatttgaaccaaccacctttggtcctggatcggctgcttgcaaggcaaatgccgctgagctatctctccaggccctgatggtggttctaatcctgacatcccatatggtccctcgtgcctgccaggtcgatttctgagcacagagccaggagtaactcctgatagccttcgggtgtgaccaaaaaaaaaaaaaaaaaccaagttgaTTTCTATCAACTATGATCACTTTTTCAGAATGTAGTATTTTAACATCCAACTTCAATATAGTtcatttaagaaacaaaacaggggccgggaaggtggcgctagaggtaaggtgtctgccttacaagcgctagcgtaggacggaccgcggttcgatcccccggcgtcccatatggtctccccaagccaggggcgatttctgagctcatagccaggagtaacccctgagcgtcaaacgggtgtggcccaaaaaccaataaaaaaaaaaaagaaaaaagaaacaaaacaaaggaaaagaaaccttACACATTGACTCCCTTAGCTTTATAAACAGTCTTCTCTGTGGAGCTGTTACAGTTCTGTCTCTCTGGTTTGTGTTCCAGCATCTCCGCCCCCTCACCAGGTGCCCAGCCACCCCTCCAGCTCTAACTTGCCATTAGTGTGATGCGCAGGGCTCCAGTAGCAAGAATGGAGGGTTGGACCCCTGACCCACAGGGGCGCAGAGCTGAACTCAGTTTCTCTCTCGCTGCTGTCTCGGCAGGGACTTACGCTTAATCGAAGTCACAGAGACCATTTGCAAGAGGCTCCTGGACTACAGCCTGCACAAGGAGAGGACGGGCAGCAACCGCTTTGCCAAGGTTGGATTTGTTCTCGTCCCTCATCCCCACCAGGAGGCCCTTGTTGGAGCTCAGTGCCCAACGCCCACTTCCTTCCCCCTCACAGCCTCACTTGGCACTTTGCATGCCTGCTGTCCCTGCCAACAGGCGCAGTTGCAGCGACCCTGGGGATAGGCAGCCAGGACGGATTTGTTCAGAGTGAGCTTGGGGCATATAGGAAAGAGGGTTCTGAGGTGATAGAGGAAGATACCGAGAGATAATGAccaccctcttcctccctcccatgtgGCCCCTGGTCTTCCTCCTGGGCCTCTCTTGAATGTGTTGAAGAGACGTTGGGAGACGTTGGACTCACCAGCCAGGGGGAGACTATGTCTCTGGGGTCTTTCCATCTAGGGTCTCTTTAGGGCCTGGTGCCAGCATCTCCCCCAATTCGTCTTCTATGAACccctatttttatgtttgtttttagatttttttgagtcacaccctgtgatgctcagaagttactactggctctgtacttaggaattattcctggaggtgctcgggagaccatctggggcaccagggattaaacccagattggctgtgagcaaggcaaatgcccttattcgctgtactattactctggcccctctatgtgGACCCTTCTGGTTCAAGAGTTCACATCCCCGAGGACTTATCTTATGACACATTTAGGTCTTAGCTTTAAAATTTGCTCAGATTTTATAATACGTTCATGTTTCCTTCAGtgtaaaaatgttataaattataatCCATAGATTGAAAAATTAGAAGGAGCCTCAGCCATTTTCCAGCAGGGGGATGGTTAGCTCCATTAATCTGGCCCCAAGTTACAGGCCTGTTGGGCAGCTGTAAAAGAAGAGTTGCAGCAGGCATATTCTGAAATGAACTCCACTTTTCCCAAGGTGTAAGTTGGGGAGGTACAAGGGTGAagggggtttgagtcacacctgactgAGCTAGAGGGCTACAGCACTGGGTCTCAGTGCTTGCTCTGGGGTCATTCCCCATAGTTCTGGGTGGCCTTGCAGTTTCTGCTATCAGATTTGGGTCCTTGCGTGTGCAAGACATGACCTCCATCCAGAGAGGGTTGTATGTATGGGATGTGGCCAGTTTATTCCATCTTGCACATGACATATGgttcctaagcactgtcaggggctactgctgaacacagagacaggaatagcccttgaggaCCGCTGGGTGAAGCCCAAACCATCTTCCCACCATCCTCAAAAAGACATGAGCTGGAgacagaacagtggtgcaagtgataatgCGTCTGCCTtgagcacactagcctaggatggatcacggttcaatccccctgtgtcccaagGGTCTTCcaatccaggagccatttctgaacgcatagccagaagtaacccctgagtgtcactgggtgtggcccccaaacaaacaaacaaacaaacaaacaaacaaaaaaagacatgagctgggccggagcagtagtgcaggtggtggggcattttccttgcacacgctagcctaggacggactgctatTTGatgctccaagccaggagcaattcctttttttttttttttttttttttttttttggtttttggtttttgggccacacccggtgctcaggggttactcctggctatctgctcagaaatagctcccagcaggcacgggattagaaccaaccaccttgggtcagctgctttaaggcaaacactgtgctatctctccggccccgccaggggcgatttctgagcgcttagccaggagtaacccctgaaccttattggatgtgctccccccccaaaaaaaaaaaaaaaaaaaaaaaacatgagctatctccctggcaccTATAGGTCAGCTTTTAGTTTGGGGGGTGGGTTTGTTTATGGACTAAGTCCAGTGTCTGTGGGGACTGGTGCTAAGTTTGTACCCAAAGATCCCCTTCTCCTTATGCACACCATATGTTCCAGCCTTTGAGCCTTTGAGCCATCTTATTGCTCAGATACATGTTTAAGTAACACACAGTGAAAAGGCCTGGGCTGTCGGGGAGTGATAGAGTACATGAGTCCCTGGATTTCACCGCACGtgtgcacatacacacatgtggAATAGTGCGAGTAGTTGTACTGCCCATAGAAGAagcagggtgggaggaaggaagaacacAGCCATTATTGTATATTGGCGTAGATTTTTCTGACCTCTCTGAAATGCTGTTTCTGAAAAGAAATCTACTtggcttgttttgggggccacatctggtggtgctcaaggtttactcctgactctatgctcagtgatcactcctggcagggctcgggatcaaatcctggttggccacttacaaggcatggaccttatccactgtactgtcactgtactatcattcttggAAGAATCACGTTCAACCCTTGGTCCTTCCTGCTTCTCCCTTGAGAAGAGGCACGGGCCCAGGAGGAAGCTGAGGTAAGAGTGTGACCCCATGCAGCGAAAAGAAGGCTCTGCTGCTGGAGGATGTCgatgaggaaagaggaaaaaggggaGAATCGAGACGAACGTGTCTCCTGGAAAAGGCATCTCCTGCAGAGCTCCAGAGGCCACAGAAGACTTGGGGAGGATGAACCAAAGGCAGCAGAACAGAGTGAAACTCTCACGTGGCATGTTAGCATCAGGAGGCAGGCCCATCTTTGAGAGGAGGGCGAGATCCAGGGTGAGGAGCTCGGCTGGGTGTTGGTTCTCTGAGCCAGGCCCCTGGGCTCCCAATGTGACTCCCCCCACCTACCCCTACAGCCTCTCATTCTGCTCTCTTCCAGGGCATGTCAGAGACCTTTGAGACGCTGCACAATCTGGTCCACAAAGGGGTCAAGGTGGTGATGGACATCCCCTATGAGCTGTGGAACGAGACCTCGGCAGAGGTGGCCGACCTCAAGAAGCAGGTAGGGCCCTGCCCAGGAGCctctggaaacacacacacatacatacacatacacacacgaaacacacacacacaacactggAAACACACACCAGGAGCCACtggaaacacacacatacacatacacacgaaacacacacacactggaaacACACACATACCAGGAGCcactggaaacacacacacacacacacacacacacacacggagttGTCCACAGGGGAACTGTTTCAGGACCTTTGCCGGTGTCTGTTACTTTGTCTCTCAGTGTGATGTGATGTTACGCGCacattctccctccctctctctctcctctctctctctcattttgtgTCTCTCTCAATGTGATATgatggtacacacacacacacacacacacacacatacactctctctttcactcacttTGTGGGGGTGTATCCCCTCAGGGGAGCTGGTTCCAAGGGCCTTTGCCATTGTCCGGTATTGTGTCTCTCAGTGTGACGTACTGGTGGAGGAGTTCGAGGAGGTGATCGAGGACTGGTACCGGAACCACCAGGAGGAGGACCTGACACACTTCCTCTGCGCCAACCATGTGTTGAAGGGGAAGGACACCAGTGAGTCAGGGCCGGGAGAGAGGGCTTGGCGCCCTCAGGGAGGAGGGTAGAGAGTGGTCAAAAAAGAACTAAAGTCAGAGACATGGTAGCATCTCTGGGACAGGGTGACCAAGTGAGGTAAGGGAACCCAAATTTGGGCTGGATAGATAGTgcagtgataaggcgtttgccttgcaagctgccaacccagaatcgacggtggttcaaatcccagcatcccatatggtcccccgtgcctgccggggtcaatttctgagcacagatccaggagtaatccctgagtgccaccaactatggaccaaaaaccaaaaaaaaaggaacccaaatttgatctctagcaccacatgcttatgtgtgtgtgtggttcccccaCCCTggtaccctggttcaatccccagcactgatcTGATCTCccgagccccactaggagtaatccctgagcacagaaccagagcactgtcaggtggcACCCAACCCCCATCTTCACCCCCTACAAAATGGCATCAGGACCAGATGCCATGCAGGTAACTCAGCTGCCCAGACTGGCCTGTAAAGCCCCCAGAGGAGCCCATTTCCATGACCATTCCCCGCAGTCTCTGCTCATGTCCCTGTATTGTGGCTGTCTCTGTGCTTCGAACAGCTCCTGATGAGCTCGGCTCAGCTGGGTGGGCCCAGACATGAGATGCTACTTGGGCCACCAAGCCATGCCTGTAGTGCTGGGCATCATAGGAATCCAGTTTGGGCCCTGTTCTCGCAGGACATGTAACTGTCAGCCCTTTTCTGGCGGGTGAGAGGAAGGGGCCTCCTAAGCCACTTTAGGGGTTCTGGGGGTAACTCCCAGCAATACTCTGCCGACAGAGTCAGACCATCCAATCTTTGGTGCTGCTCGGGCCCTGCAGTGTTGGGGGCCACTAGGAGCACCCCTCCAGTGGTCTGGAGCCACTGGGGTAATGCCTGGTGGTTCTCCAGGGATAAGGGTGCCCAGGATTGGACTTGCGGCTTCATACATTTGCTCCAGCCCTCTGGGCTTCCTCCCTAGCTCCGCACCCCAGTCTCAGACACTCTCTTCTTCATCCCAGGTTGCCTGGCTGAGCAGTGGTCGGGCAAGAAGGGGGACACCGCGGCGCTGGGTGggaagaaacccaggaagaagagCAGCAAGGCTAAGGCATCGGGCAGTGGCGGCAGCCAGCAGAGGAAGGAGCTGGGGGACCCGAACCCCGAGGAGGAGGAGGGCATCCAGAAGGCATCCCCCCTCACACACAGTCCCCTGGATGAGCTTTGAGCTGGACCCAGCCTTCCCGGAACGAGACCCTGACCTGGAGCCAGGCTGCTTCAGCCGGGCCTGGCAGGCACCACAGACCTCTGGCAAAGGGCGCCCGAAGAGCAGGGCCCAGGTCGGCCTCCCGCCCAGATTGTGACTTGAGGGGCAAGTGTTGGAGCTGGGCCCTGGGGCTGGAGCCCTCAGGAACTCGAGGGGAGCCCTCCTGACCTTGGTCTCCCCTGATTCCCCCACAGTGAAGTGAGACTGCAGcccacccccaaccccatttCTGTCCCTGCTTTGGACACCTGTGCTCTGCCCAGCCATGTTCAGGCTCAGAGTAAACATTTTGGCCTTTTTTGTTCCGATTTCTGAGTCTTCTTCCACCCCACAGAGGGGAGTCCCCTTACTCCCTTTCCATGCCTCtgcctggcagtcttgggagctTCGGGGGGCAGCACTCACCACTGTTTTCATGACTGAGAGGACAGAGGGCCAAGGTTAGGGGGAGGCGGGTAGTGTGTCCTCTCTCTGCCCCTCAACTAGCCTGGTCCCCAGGGCTCCCTGAACACCCGGTGGCTGCCCTCAGCCCTCCCCCGAGGGCATCTGTTGTAATGTGTAAAGTAT from Suncus etruscus isolate mSunEtr1 chromosome 18, mSunEtr1.pri.cur, whole genome shotgun sequence encodes the following:
- the CNPY3 gene encoding protein canopy homolog 3; translation: MARASGRGRGPGRPASPLLLLLLLPPPLLLLLLLPGPELGLGLGLGLGPRPARAEETDWVRLPSKCEVCKYVAVELKSAFEETGKTKEVIDTGYGILDRKASGVKYTKSDLRLIEVTETICKRLLDYSLHKERTGSNRFAKGMSETFETLHNLVHKGVKVVMDIPYELWNETSAEVADLKKQCDVLVEEFEEVIEDWYRNHQEEDLTHFLCANHVLKGKDTSCLAEQWSGKKGDTAALGGKKPRKKSSKAKASGSGGSQQRKELGDPNPEEEEGIQKASPLTHSPLDEL